One genomic segment of Octopus sinensis unplaced genomic scaffold, ASM634580v1 Contig02042, whole genome shotgun sequence includes these proteins:
- the LOC115227163 gene encoding tigger transposable element-derived protein 6-like, translating into MLIGVINSTLKKMQLYGSRRHKQKKNITFKSCTDKIYEPLYAWIQNKRFCNHTITNEMVRKMALKIAQRFYIENFKASHPWISRFKEEYKIKTLTISGEEQLVDPVLLIDSYERFAAMLKKYGSKNFYNCDETALFSNVLQKKH; encoded by the coding sequence ATGCTTATTGGAGTGATCAATTCAACGTTGAAGAAAATGCAATTGTATGGATCAAGGcgtcacaaacaaaaaaagaatattacatttaaaagttGTACTGATAAGATATATGAACCACTATATGCATGGATTCAGAACAAACGTTTCTGTAATCACACCATAACTAATGAAATGGTACGCAAAATGGCACTCAAAATTGCTCAAcgattttatattgaaaatttcaaaGCATCTCACCCATGGATTTCACGCTTTAAGGaagagtataaaataaaaacactcacGATTTCTGGAGAAGAACAATTAGTGGATCCCGTTTTGCTTATAGATTCATATGAACGCTTTGCAgccatgttaaaaaaatatggatcGAAAAATTTTTACAACTGCGATGAAACTGCCCTTTTTTCAAATGTACTTCAAAAAAAACATTAG
- the LOC115227164 gene encoding tigger transposable element-derived protein 6-like, producing MEGDKEHPLVIGKFKNPHGFKNINMNNLGIQYANSNKSWMTSLIFKNWVERLNSKMSVENRKILLLLDNAPVHYFDGEFSNIELYFLPPKTTSKIQPIDQGIVHSFKSLYKKGMTRNLSM from the coding sequence ATGGAAGGAGATAAAGAGCATCCGTTGGTAATCGGAAAATTCAAAAATCCTCatggttttaaaaatattaatatgaataatcTTGGGATTCAATATGCAAATAGCAATAAATCTTGGATGAccagtttaatttttaaaaactgggtTGAACGGTTAAATTCCAAAATGAGTGTGGAAAATAGAAAGATTTTGCTTCTTTTAGATAATGCGCCAGTTCACTATTTTGATGGCGAATTCAGTAATATCGAATTGTATTTTCTTCCTCCAAAGACAACATCTAAGATTCAACCAATTGATCAAGGGATTGTGCATTCATTTAAATCGTTGTATAAAAAAGGAATGACTAGAAATTTGAGTATGTGA